Proteins from a genomic interval of Maniola hyperantus chromosome 1, iAphHyp1.2, whole genome shotgun sequence:
- the LOC117983741 gene encoding serine-rich adhesin for platelets isoform X2, with product MARAGMLHRGGKNGADGCDDVQRSLELLDQVLSEYDEGEPRSLEARAPPTPATPATPATPATDDDSPLAGHTSEDDGYMSMNGRRAKFALGFRPTEEREEGSPPDPPSPHSPPPPEEAERIISTLLPKVSPANSAKRTNSVEKCGAEEKLDSIISVNGITTATQTTFPKTRHQRPYGWEKDNIESHGFQLQQPPVPPFKFSSLQHGTRPPYSESIPSWLPPRHSALPITNKISPSYENPPVFPFMGFSSEFNDKPYNEHPVTIYPGPNIQYNRQSHSPTYKISPSNSKSIDKRNVKRDSRSDGEMLSPKSKLPPRTLASSMERHREVCRGSSEDVMDSCKLRGSSRGNDEEHFSDDSLEESFPPPPPAVSTPSKRNSIAWEVSLDGDDPLLTPGSTKVIGRRRRKSGDQSHSSTSSIPQRLDDDWGEEYWPPPPPISQCEPIASPISDAEPELRRTQDLASGTYVIRKGKNRKQLPAFNKNANNKTNNLIQSHSLNRSIDKSIDGSSISISGSGSVGSYNSRPSSDLSLPQSRYSADLNSRLSRELNTPNSRYSIDLCTPNSRLSKEITSPKSRLSLDLNNGQDRYINPEYYAHSPKSRQVNSDKITIGSKNSSVQNKLSPQARFTDFKKYSSTFDNIQSLIKEGKVEETPPSECNETVGELSTVPPNMVRVISLPSLGAEGDSNSASRQALITTVEEEEDQESGEPGSSGETSPLRKIENNISAILSQGRDQKLFTPYVPKDWNIHKDEYCDEISKDILEKHFRYSSRDKQKRHDIQKSSSHNEIQTQRSIERRERSSSRRSNSMHKSTSAKDVPVGLMRQPSSSDSAVSSGGDFPLNVQIVEHPYRHNQLPPSPNMGHEMGPLPQTPESPKFPPLPPSPVQEVEDEYTEIMQPTDRRHGKKADTLPTPTLESRRRPSEPPAVPPHRDTTNSLKTRSMETSFNKNRRNSNFKSGSTDRRTLPTDTGASGARRRTLQRQSRETSSNVRGQLQTSASLPETPVFARGCDVPRTPPRNSTGPPRNNTVNSMQTIGSSATLGGYGRGSVMGTSGVCTGADLLRLGGPPRGWYPRQRHRPASTEHLDRITTSSKMALDHAVPWESSAARKPLTLPPNLTPKFFQKSPREALRRVTSLLIRKGEEHPGQKQRKGFFRSLWKKSRHYSLEHP from the exons CGGGTGCGACGACGTGCAACGTTCCTTGGAACTCCTGGACCAGGTGTTAAGCGAATACGACGAAGGGGAACCAAGGTCGTTGGAGGCGCGTGCGCCACCCACGCCGGCCACGCCGGCCACTCCTGCCACGCCCGCCACTGACGACGACTCGCCGCTCGCCGGACATACCTCCGAGGACGATGGATACATGAGCATGAACGGCAGAAG AGCGAAGTTCGCACTGGGCTTTCGACCGACGGAAGAGCGCGAGGAGGGTTCGCCACCAGATCCGCCATCGCCGCACTCACCGCCACCGCCCGAAGAAGCGGAGAGAATCATTTCTACCTTATTGCCTAA AGTATCGCCCGCAAATTCTGCAAAACGCACCAATTCCGTCGAAAAGTGCGGCGCCGAAGAAAAATTGGACTCTATCATTAGCGTCAATGGGATCACAACTGCGACGCAAACTACATTT CCCAAGACTAGACACCAACGTCCATACGGATGGGAAAAAGATAATATAGAATCACATGGTTTCCAATTACAACAACCACCGGTGCCTCCGTTCAAATTTTCTTCACTGCAGCACGGCACGCGACCACCTTACTCAGAGAGTATCCCAAGTTGGCTCCCACCGAGGCATTCTGCTCTGCCTATCACCAATAAAATATCACCTAGTTACGAAAATCCTCCGGTATTCCCATTCATGGGGTTCTCTAGCGAATTTAACGACAAGCCTTATAATGAACATCCGGTGACAATTTATCCTGGACCTAACATCCAGTATAATCGCCAGTCACATTCTCCGACGTATAAAATTTCTCCATCCAATAGTAAGAGTATCGATAAAAGAAACGTCAAAAGGGACAGCAGGTCGGATGGGGAAATGTTGTCGCCAAAGAGTAAATTACCTCCGCGTACTCTCGCCAGTTCTATGGAGAGACATAGAGAAGTGTGTAGAGGATCCTCGGAGGACGTGATGGATAGCTGCAAATTGCGAGGTTCGAGCAGAGGCAACGATGAAGAACATTTTTCGGATGACTCGTTAGAAGAGTCGTTCCCGCCACCGCCGCCCGCAGTCAGCACACCTTCGAAACGCAATTCCATTGCTTGGGAAGTGTCTCTCGATGGTGACGATCCCCTTCTTACACCAGGAAGTACAAAG GTTATAGGGAGACGACGAAGGAAATCTGGAGATCAATCACATTCGAGCACAAGTTCCATTCCTCAACGTTTAGATGACGACTGGGGTGAAGAATATTGGCCTCCACCCCCACCTATATCTCAATGCGAACCCATCGCGTCGCCAATTTCGGATGCAGAACCAGAACTTCGTCGAACCCAAGATCTTGCTTCAGGCACATACGTCATTAGAAAGGGCAAGAATCGAAAACAATTACCAGCCTTTAATAAAAATGCCAATAATAAGACCAATAACCTCATACAGAGTCATAGTTTAAACAGAAGCATCGATAAATCCATAGATGGCTCCAGCATTTCAATAAGTGGGTCAGGATCTGTCGGTTCATATAATTCTAGGCCAAGTTCGGATTTAAGTTTACCTCAATCGCGATATAGTGCTGACCTAAATTCGCGGTTAAGTCGGGAACTTAACACTCCAAACTCTAGATATAGTATTGACCTTTGTACTCCGAATTCTAGATTAAGTAAAGAAATTACGTCACCTAAGTCAAGACTAAGTTTGGATCTCAATAATGGTCAAGATAGATACATAAATCCAGAGTATTACGCACATAGTCCTAAAAGTAGACAAGTAAATAGTGATAAAATTACTATTGGATCCAAGAATAGTAGTGTTCAAAATAAATTGTCTCCGCAGGCTAGATttacagattttaaaaaatattcttctACTTTTGATAATATTCAGTCTCTAATAAAAGAGGGTAAAGTTGAAGAGACGCCTCCGTCAGAATGCAATGAAACCGTTGGTGAACTTTCTACCGTGCCTCCGAATATGGTTCGTGTCATATCGCTTCCAAGTCTAGGAGCTGAAGGAGACAGCAACAGTGCTAGTCGTCAAGCTCTTATAACGACCGTCGAGGAAGAGGAAGACCAAGAAAGCGGTGAACCAGGATCTAGCGGTGAGACTTCACCGCTTcgcaaaattgaaaataatattagcgCAATACTGAGCCAAGGTCGGGACCAAAAACTTTTTACCCCATATGTACCAAAAGACTGGAATATTCATAAGGACGAGTACTGTGATGAAATATCTAAAGATATATTAGAAAAGCATTTTCGTTATAGCTCTAGGGATAAACAAAAAAGACACGATATTCAAAAATCATCAAGCCACAATGAAATTCAGACTCAGAGATCGATAGAGAGGAGAGAGCGATCGTCCAGCAGAAGATCGAATAGTATGCACAAGTCAACTAGTGCTAAAGACGTGCCAGTTGGCTTAATGCGGCAACCGTCTTCTTCAGATTCTGCAGTATCCAGTGGAGGCGATTTCCCTCTTAATGTTCAAATTGTAGAGCATCCATATAGGCATAATCAGTTACCTCCATCGCCAAATATGGGTCACGAAATGGGACCCTTACCGCAAACGCCAGAATCTCCAAAGTTCCCACCTTTGCCGCCCTCACCTGTACAAGAAGTAGAAGATGAGTACACAGAAATCATGCAACCCACAGACAGACGACACGGCAAAAAAGCCGACACTCTACCGACACCCACTTTAGAATCTAGAAGAAg GCCGTCAGAACCCCCCGCAGTACCCCCACATCGCGATACCACAAACAGCCTTAAAACGAGATCAATGGAGACCAGCTTCAATAAGAATAGAAGAAATAGTAATTTCAAAAGTGGTTCAACAGACAGAAGAACTTTACCTACTG ATACTGGAGCTAGCGGTGCCAGACGACGAACCCTACAGCGTCAGAGTCGGGAAACCTCGTCTAACGTCCGTGGTCAACTTCAGACATCAGCTAGCCTACCCGAAACACCGGTGTTTGCTCGTGGTTGTGATGTACCACGAACGCCGCCGAGAAATTCCACTGGACCACCGAGAAACAATACTGTTAACTCTATGCAGACCATAG gaAGTAGTGCAACATTAGGAGGCTATGGGCGTGGTTCTGTGATGGGCACATCCGGAGTGTGTACTGGAGCGGATCTACTGCGCTTAGGCGGACCCCCGCGCGGCTGGTACCCCAGACAACGACATCG GCCGGCCTCAACGGAGCACCTGGACAGAATAACAACATCGTCAAAGATGGCGTTGGATCACGCCGTGCCCTGGGAGAGTTCTGCGGCACGCAAACCACTGACGCTGCCTCCAAACTTGACGCCCAAATTCTTCCAGAAGTCCCCAAGAGAAGCATTACGACGAGTGACGAGTCTATTAATACGAAAAG
- the LOC117983741 gene encoding serine-rich adhesin for platelets isoform X1 translates to MARAGMLHRGGKNGADGCDDVQRSLELLDQVLSEYDEGEPRSLEARAPPTPATPATPATPATDDDSPLAGHTSEDDGYMSMNGRRAKFALGFRPTEEREEGSPPDPPSPHSPPPPEEAERIISTLLPKVSPANSAKRTNSVEKCGAEEKLDSIISVNGITTATQTTFPKTRHQRPYGWEKDNIESHGFQLQQPPVPPFKFSSLQHGTRPPYSESIPSWLPPRHSALPITNKISPSYENPPVFPFMGFSSEFNDKPYNEHPVTIYPGPNIQYNRQSHSPTYKISPSNSKSIDKRNVKRDSRSDGEMLSPKSKLPPRTLASSMERHREVCRGSSEDVMDSCKLRGSSRGNDEEHFSDDSLEESFPPPPPAVSTPSKRNSIAWEVSLDGDDPLLTPGSTKVIGRRRRKSGDQSHSSTSSIPQRLDDDWGEEYWPPPPPISQCEPIASPISDAEPELRRTQDLASGTYVIRKGKNRKQLPAFNKNANNKTNNLIQSHSLNRSIDKSIDGSSISISGSGSVGSYNSRPSSDLSLPQSRYSADLNSRLSRELNTPNSRYSIDLCTPNSRLSKEITSPKSRLSLDLNNGQDRYINPEYYAHSPKSRQVNSDKITIGSKNSSVQNKLSPQARFTDFKKYSSTFDNIQSLIKEGKVEETPPSECNETVGELSTVPPNMVRVISLPSLGAEGDSNSASRQALITTVEEEEDQESGEPGSSGETSPLRKIENNISAILSQGRDQKLFTPYVPKDWNIHKDEYCDEISKDILEKHFRYSSRDKQKRHDIQKSSSHNEIQTQRSIERRERSSSRRSNSMHKSTSAKDVPVGLMRQPSSSDSAVSSGGDFPLNVQIVEHPYRHNQLPPSPNMGHEMGPLPQTPESPKFPPLPPSPVQEVEDEYTEIMQPTDRRHGKKADTLPTPTLESRRRPSEPPAVPPHRDTTNSLKTRSMETSFNKNRRNSNFKSGSTDRRTLPTDTGASGARRRTLQRQSRETSSNVRGQLQTSASLPETPVFARGCDVPRTPPRNSTGPPRNNTVNSMQTIGSSATLGGYGRGSVMGTSGVCTGADLLRLGGPPRGWYPRQRHRPASTEHLDRITTSSKMALDHAVPWESSAARKPLTLPPNLTPKFFQKSPREALRRVTSLLIRKGNNGKEKENSRSKEATSPAARSANGEEHPGQKQRKGFFRSLWKKSRHYSLEHP, encoded by the exons CGGGTGCGACGACGTGCAACGTTCCTTGGAACTCCTGGACCAGGTGTTAAGCGAATACGACGAAGGGGAACCAAGGTCGTTGGAGGCGCGTGCGCCACCCACGCCGGCCACGCCGGCCACTCCTGCCACGCCCGCCACTGACGACGACTCGCCGCTCGCCGGACATACCTCCGAGGACGATGGATACATGAGCATGAACGGCAGAAG AGCGAAGTTCGCACTGGGCTTTCGACCGACGGAAGAGCGCGAGGAGGGTTCGCCACCAGATCCGCCATCGCCGCACTCACCGCCACCGCCCGAAGAAGCGGAGAGAATCATTTCTACCTTATTGCCTAA AGTATCGCCCGCAAATTCTGCAAAACGCACCAATTCCGTCGAAAAGTGCGGCGCCGAAGAAAAATTGGACTCTATCATTAGCGTCAATGGGATCACAACTGCGACGCAAACTACATTT CCCAAGACTAGACACCAACGTCCATACGGATGGGAAAAAGATAATATAGAATCACATGGTTTCCAATTACAACAACCACCGGTGCCTCCGTTCAAATTTTCTTCACTGCAGCACGGCACGCGACCACCTTACTCAGAGAGTATCCCAAGTTGGCTCCCACCGAGGCATTCTGCTCTGCCTATCACCAATAAAATATCACCTAGTTACGAAAATCCTCCGGTATTCCCATTCATGGGGTTCTCTAGCGAATTTAACGACAAGCCTTATAATGAACATCCGGTGACAATTTATCCTGGACCTAACATCCAGTATAATCGCCAGTCACATTCTCCGACGTATAAAATTTCTCCATCCAATAGTAAGAGTATCGATAAAAGAAACGTCAAAAGGGACAGCAGGTCGGATGGGGAAATGTTGTCGCCAAAGAGTAAATTACCTCCGCGTACTCTCGCCAGTTCTATGGAGAGACATAGAGAAGTGTGTAGAGGATCCTCGGAGGACGTGATGGATAGCTGCAAATTGCGAGGTTCGAGCAGAGGCAACGATGAAGAACATTTTTCGGATGACTCGTTAGAAGAGTCGTTCCCGCCACCGCCGCCCGCAGTCAGCACACCTTCGAAACGCAATTCCATTGCTTGGGAAGTGTCTCTCGATGGTGACGATCCCCTTCTTACACCAGGAAGTACAAAG GTTATAGGGAGACGACGAAGGAAATCTGGAGATCAATCACATTCGAGCACAAGTTCCATTCCTCAACGTTTAGATGACGACTGGGGTGAAGAATATTGGCCTCCACCCCCACCTATATCTCAATGCGAACCCATCGCGTCGCCAATTTCGGATGCAGAACCAGAACTTCGTCGAACCCAAGATCTTGCTTCAGGCACATACGTCATTAGAAAGGGCAAGAATCGAAAACAATTACCAGCCTTTAATAAAAATGCCAATAATAAGACCAATAACCTCATACAGAGTCATAGTTTAAACAGAAGCATCGATAAATCCATAGATGGCTCCAGCATTTCAATAAGTGGGTCAGGATCTGTCGGTTCATATAATTCTAGGCCAAGTTCGGATTTAAGTTTACCTCAATCGCGATATAGTGCTGACCTAAATTCGCGGTTAAGTCGGGAACTTAACACTCCAAACTCTAGATATAGTATTGACCTTTGTACTCCGAATTCTAGATTAAGTAAAGAAATTACGTCACCTAAGTCAAGACTAAGTTTGGATCTCAATAATGGTCAAGATAGATACATAAATCCAGAGTATTACGCACATAGTCCTAAAAGTAGACAAGTAAATAGTGATAAAATTACTATTGGATCCAAGAATAGTAGTGTTCAAAATAAATTGTCTCCGCAGGCTAGATttacagattttaaaaaatattcttctACTTTTGATAATATTCAGTCTCTAATAAAAGAGGGTAAAGTTGAAGAGACGCCTCCGTCAGAATGCAATGAAACCGTTGGTGAACTTTCTACCGTGCCTCCGAATATGGTTCGTGTCATATCGCTTCCAAGTCTAGGAGCTGAAGGAGACAGCAACAGTGCTAGTCGTCAAGCTCTTATAACGACCGTCGAGGAAGAGGAAGACCAAGAAAGCGGTGAACCAGGATCTAGCGGTGAGACTTCACCGCTTcgcaaaattgaaaataatattagcgCAATACTGAGCCAAGGTCGGGACCAAAAACTTTTTACCCCATATGTACCAAAAGACTGGAATATTCATAAGGACGAGTACTGTGATGAAATATCTAAAGATATATTAGAAAAGCATTTTCGTTATAGCTCTAGGGATAAACAAAAAAGACACGATATTCAAAAATCATCAAGCCACAATGAAATTCAGACTCAGAGATCGATAGAGAGGAGAGAGCGATCGTCCAGCAGAAGATCGAATAGTATGCACAAGTCAACTAGTGCTAAAGACGTGCCAGTTGGCTTAATGCGGCAACCGTCTTCTTCAGATTCTGCAGTATCCAGTGGAGGCGATTTCCCTCTTAATGTTCAAATTGTAGAGCATCCATATAGGCATAATCAGTTACCTCCATCGCCAAATATGGGTCACGAAATGGGACCCTTACCGCAAACGCCAGAATCTCCAAAGTTCCCACCTTTGCCGCCCTCACCTGTACAAGAAGTAGAAGATGAGTACACAGAAATCATGCAACCCACAGACAGACGACACGGCAAAAAAGCCGACACTCTACCGACACCCACTTTAGAATCTAGAAGAAg GCCGTCAGAACCCCCCGCAGTACCCCCACATCGCGATACCACAAACAGCCTTAAAACGAGATCAATGGAGACCAGCTTCAATAAGAATAGAAGAAATAGTAATTTCAAAAGTGGTTCAACAGACAGAAGAACTTTACCTACTG ATACTGGAGCTAGCGGTGCCAGACGACGAACCCTACAGCGTCAGAGTCGGGAAACCTCGTCTAACGTCCGTGGTCAACTTCAGACATCAGCTAGCCTACCCGAAACACCGGTGTTTGCTCGTGGTTGTGATGTACCACGAACGCCGCCGAGAAATTCCACTGGACCACCGAGAAACAATACTGTTAACTCTATGCAGACCATAG gaAGTAGTGCAACATTAGGAGGCTATGGGCGTGGTTCTGTGATGGGCACATCCGGAGTGTGTACTGGAGCGGATCTACTGCGCTTAGGCGGACCCCCGCGCGGCTGGTACCCCAGACAACGACATCG GCCGGCCTCAACGGAGCACCTGGACAGAATAACAACATCGTCAAAGATGGCGTTGGATCACGCCGTGCCCTGGGAGAGTTCTGCGGCACGCAAACCACTGACGCTGCCTCCAAACTTGACGCCCAAATTCTTCCAGAAGTCCCCAAGAGAAGCATTACGACGAGTGACGAGTCTATTAATACGAAAAG